One window of Mesorhizobium loti R88b genomic DNA carries:
- a CDS encoding IS3 family transposase yields MEGEVWRDGRVRRQAAEGAGRRERQAEEAARRSDAGSLGAARASVKKMVGPAVKREAVAHLQAVMGLSERRACSFVGADRRMIRYQSRRPPETELRGRLRDLANERRRFGYRRLFILLRREGEASGVNRIYRLYREEGLTVRKRRARRRAVGTRAPILVEAKPNARWSLDFVHDQFACGRRFRVLNIVDDVTRECLAAIPDTSISGRRVARELTELITHRGKPGMIVSDHGTEFTSNAILAWSKDCRIEWHYIAPGKPMQNGYVESFNGRMRDELLNESLFFGLDHARSAIAEWREDFNTARPHSSLGYQTPAAYAEVITATGSDAVLMEGSAPPPVAQPAPQGVTKTVEALIAAG; encoded by the coding sequence TTGGAAGGCGAAGTATGGCGGGATGGACGTGTCCGACGCCAAGCGGCTGAAGGCGCTGGAAGACGAGAACGCCAAGCTGAAGAAGCTGCTCGCCGATCAGATGCTGGAAGCCTCGGCGCTGCGCGAGCTTCTGTCAAAAAAATGGTAGGGCCCGCCGTTAAGCGCGAAGCCGTCGCGCATCTGCAGGCCGTCATGGGCTTGTCGGAGCGTCGGGCCTGTTCCTTCGTCGGCGCCGATCGCAGGATGATCCGCTACCAGTCCCGGCGTCCGCCCGAGACGGAGCTGCGTGGCAGGTTGCGCGACCTCGCCAACGAGCGCCGACGCTTTGGCTACAGGCGGCTGTTCATCCTGCTCAGGCGCGAGGGCGAGGCATCTGGGGTCAACCGCATCTATCGTCTCTACCGCGAGGAAGGCCTGACGGTGCGCAAGCGCCGGGCAAGGCGGCGAGCGGTCGGCACGCGGGCGCCGATCCTGGTCGAGGCAAAGCCAAACGCGCGCTGGTCGCTGGATTTCGTGCATGACCAGTTCGCCTGCGGCCGCAGGTTCCGCGTGCTCAACATCGTCGACGACGTGACGCGCGAATGCCTGGCCGCGATCCCGGACACCTCGATCTCCGGCCGTCGGGTTGCCCGTGAACTGACGGAACTGATCACCCACCGCGGCAAGCCGGGCATGATCGTCTCCGACCACGGCACCGAGTTTACCTCGAACGCCATCCTCGCCTGGTCGAAGGATTGCAGGATCGAATGGCACTACATCGCGCCGGGCAAGCCGATGCAGAACGGTTACGTCGAGAGTTTCAACGGCCGGATGCGCGACGAGCTGTTGAACGAGAGCCTCTTCTTCGGTCTCGACCACGCCCGAAGCGCCATCGCCGAATGGAGGGAGGACTTCAACACCGCCAGGCCACATTCCTCGCTCGGCTACCAGACCCCGGCAGCCTATGCCGAGGTCATCACCGCAACCGGCTCCGACGCTGTGCTGATGGAAGGCTCCGCGCCTCCGCCGGTTGCTCAACCCGCGCCACAAGGCGTAACAAAAACGGTCGAGGCTCTAATCGCAGCTGGATGA